From one Synechocystis sp. PCC 6803 substr. PCC-P genomic stretch:
- a CDS encoding PAS domain-containing sensor histidine kinase, producing MEIITLAIGGAIGFGIGAIERFRLNNKIKKLLTGLPDTQEVSHSLSLVSLVRREINHLNDLCAEYLDTIAHWRGVMSLSPLGYLLIDQENNLEWCNPAAESLLHIRYWQPGERRLFLEFIRSYELDQLIECTRQTQTNQTREWSFFPPLTAAMEGWGNHRPLTPESILLRGSGFPLKEGKVAVFVENRQTLAALRQGRDQAFSDLAHELRTPLTAVALIAERLQARLPAEDGDWAERLLKEISRLQNLVESWLHLTQITANPNLYLEPEPINLRHLLAITWERLTPIAVVKNITLDYQGPTKLNLEGDGDRLMQVLMNILDNTLKYSPPEGTIFVQGHQGTEGITMIIRDQGLGFQPRDLPYIFERLYRGDSSRARLHPDSQRHGSGLGLAIAKEIVLAHRGNLTAANHETGGAMFTIELPYEPNMDENP from the coding sequence ATGGAAATAATTACATTGGCGATCGGCGGGGCAATTGGTTTTGGCATCGGGGCGATCGAACGGTTTCGGCTCAATAATAAAATTAAAAAATTGCTCACTGGGCTGCCGGATACCCAGGAAGTTTCCCATTCCCTGTCCCTTGTGTCCCTGGTGCGGCGAGAAATTAATCACTTAAATGATCTCTGTGCGGAATATCTAGATACCATTGCCCATTGGCGGGGAGTAATGTCCCTTTCTCCCCTCGGTTATTTATTAATCGATCAGGAAAATAATTTGGAATGGTGTAATCCTGCGGCTGAAAGTTTGCTACATATCCGTTATTGGCAACCGGGGGAACGCAGGCTTTTTTTGGAGTTTATTCGCTCCTACGAATTGGATCAATTAATTGAGTGTACCCGGCAAACCCAAACTAACCAGACTCGGGAATGGTCATTTTTTCCTCCCCTCACCGCCGCCATGGAAGGTTGGGGCAATCACCGCCCACTAACACCAGAGTCGATTCTTCTCAGGGGATCGGGATTTCCCCTCAAAGAAGGCAAAGTGGCTGTATTTGTGGAAAATCGCCAAACTTTAGCGGCCCTGCGCCAGGGTAGGGATCAAGCTTTTTCCGATCTGGCCCACGAGTTACGAACCCCTTTAACAGCGGTGGCTTTGATTGCGGAACGTTTACAGGCTCGACTGCCCGCTGAAGATGGGGACTGGGCCGAACGGTTGTTGAAGGAGATTTCTCGTTTGCAGAATTTGGTGGAAAGTTGGCTCCATTTAACCCAAATAACCGCTAATCCCAATCTTTACCTCGAGCCAGAACCGATTAATTTACGCCATTTACTCGCCATTACCTGGGAGCGATTAACCCCGATCGCCGTGGTAAAAAATATCACCCTGGATTACCAAGGGCCAACCAAGTTGAACCTAGAGGGGGATGGCGATCGTCTGATGCAGGTATTGATGAATATTTTGGACAATACGCTGAAATATAGCCCACCGGAAGGGACTATTTTTGTGCAGGGTCATCAAGGCACAGAAGGGATCACCATGATTATTAGGGATCAAGGCCTAGGATTTCAACCAAGGGATTTACCCTACATTTTTGAGCGACTTTATCGGGGTGATAGTTCCCGTGCTCGCCTACATCCCGATAGTCAACGCCATGGCAGTGGCCTGGGTTTGGCGATCGCCAAGGAAATTGTCCTGGCCCACAGGGGAAATTTAACCGCAGCTAACCATGAAACTGGGGGAGCAATGTTCACCATTGAGCTGCCCTATGAACCGAATATGGATGAAAATCCCTAG
- a CDS encoding DUF1257 domain-containing protein — MSHFSTLRTKITNAEVLTSSLNDLGITTKTEADVRGYNGQRIRADIVAVLDGDYDLGWSRNSDGSFDLIADLWGVAKKHNQTELINSINQKYAVNQTLAEVKQRGLQNANVKLVVH, encoded by the coding sequence ATGTCTCATTTCAGCACTCTCCGTACTAAGATCACGAACGCTGAAGTTTTAACATCTTCCCTCAATGACCTCGGTATCACCACCAAGACCGAAGCTGATGTGCGGGGCTACAATGGCCAACGCATCCGGGCTGACATTGTAGCCGTTTTGGATGGTGACTACGATTTAGGCTGGTCCCGCAACAGTGATGGTTCCTTCGACTTGATCGCTGATCTTTGGGGTGTGGCTAAAAAGCATAATCAGACTGAGTTGATCAATTCCATCAACCAGAAGTATGCCGTTAACCAAACCTTGGCCGAGGTAAAACAACGGGGCTTACAAAACGCCAACGTGAAGTTAGTCGTCCACTAA
- a CDS encoding efflux RND transporter permease subunit: protein MLLSISNVFIKNPVLTTVCTIVIILLGAIALPLLPLAKLPDMAPKQVQVTTNYVGSDAQTAVDNVTTVLERQINGTEQVIYMNSTTDNTGTSTINVYFPVEMDRNIAQVLVQNNVAIAASSLPEVVNRQGVTTQTQSPSVTIAYGVYSENDDQGKPIYDDIFVSNFVDRVLLDEIKRIDGVGSAILIGASEYAMRFWLDPDALAARDLTAADVTNAIRSQNIQVGVGGVNLPPVTDQQRFQINARALSRFTTPEEAEQIVVKVGDDGTLIRIKDVGRATIGTQNYIQTALFNNAPAVAFVIYQLPGTNALDTANMVKEKMAELRPLFPPGLNAEVALDNTLFVTASLEEAALTLIEAILLVILVIFIFLQNWRTTLIPALAIPVSLIGAMAFALAFGFSLNQLTLFGVILATGLVVDDGILVVEAIEVKLDQGMKPFQAALDAMGELTGAVISTSLVLMAVFIPVTFFPGTTGIVYKQFAVIMASAVAVSTFNAISFSPSMSAILMRPKKEVHGPLAWFFNLFNRTFDWLKERYGNIITAILKVRLLAIPIFIGSLILTVIVYNITPTGFIPEEDQGYFFMLGNSPAGVSIEYTKDVISQATEIVSARPEVEHVLGMGGFSFLGNDSSKSLFFVKLKNWDERPGQKGSVFGLLAEINRELAQKIPDAQVFAVNAPPVDGLSSTGGLDFYIQNRGGMPLENFLDYVQQYMEKLRQEPALNPRTVFTQFTFNAPLLEIGVDREKANAQNVDISEVFNTIGIYMGSSYINQFVMESRLYQVYAMADGQFRSNPRDIGRLYVRSRTGALVQLSNLIDVKQTTYPPILTNFNIYPAVDVQASPAAGYSTGQAMATMERLSKEMFPDSIGYAWYGTGYEELQSAGAAPIIFGLAFIMVFLVLSAQYESYVDPAIIMMTVPLAILGAIGAILLRANFMVATNMVWPTVNNNVYAQVALVMLIGLASKNAILIVEFGNQAMDLGMKIPQAAAFAAKERMRPILMTAISGLVGFWPLVIASGAGAMSRWSLGTAIFGGYLISTILSLFLVPVLYTLVKEAEARFLKGEKGEGDSNPPPPSGEDNGEPVNNPS, encoded by the coding sequence ATGTTGCTGAGTATCTCCAACGTTTTCATCAAAAACCCCGTGCTGACTACGGTGTGCACCATCGTGATCATCCTCCTCGGGGCGATCGCCTTACCCCTCCTGCCCCTGGCCAAACTTCCAGACATGGCCCCCAAACAGGTGCAGGTAACCACCAACTATGTGGGCTCCGATGCCCAAACTGCAGTGGATAATGTCACCACTGTGCTAGAGCGGCAGATTAACGGTACGGAGCAAGTCATTTATATGAACTCCACCACCGACAACACTGGCACTAGCACCATCAACGTCTATTTCCCGGTGGAAATGGACCGCAACATTGCCCAGGTACTCGTCCAAAATAACGTGGCGATCGCCGCTTCCAGTTTGCCGGAAGTTGTCAACCGCCAGGGGGTAACGACCCAGACCCAATCCCCCTCTGTCACCATTGCCTATGGGGTTTACTCAGAAAACGATGACCAGGGCAAACCGATCTATGACGACATCTTTGTCAGTAACTTTGTTGACCGGGTGTTGCTGGATGAAATTAAACGGATTGACGGGGTGGGTTCGGCCATTTTAATTGGGGCTTCTGAATATGCCATGCGTTTTTGGCTAGACCCCGATGCCTTGGCCGCTAGGGACTTAACCGCGGCCGATGTTACCAACGCCATTCGGAGCCAAAACATTCAAGTGGGGGTAGGGGGGGTTAACCTGCCGCCGGTCACTGATCAACAACGTTTCCAAATTAATGCCCGGGCCCTGAGTCGCTTTACCACCCCGGAAGAAGCGGAACAAATTGTCGTCAAAGTGGGGGATGATGGTACTCTCATTCGTATTAAAGATGTGGGGAGGGCCACCATTGGTACCCAAAACTATATTCAAACTGCCCTGTTCAATAACGCCCCGGCAGTGGCATTTGTTATCTATCAACTGCCCGGTACCAATGCCCTAGACACGGCCAACATGGTCAAGGAAAAAATGGCGGAGTTACGGCCCCTATTTCCCCCTGGTCTAAATGCAGAGGTAGCTTTGGATAACACCCTGTTTGTGACGGCATCTTTGGAAGAAGCGGCCCTGACCCTAATTGAAGCCATTTTGCTGGTAATTTTAGTGATTTTTATCTTCCTACAAAATTGGCGTACTACCCTAATCCCAGCCCTGGCCATTCCCGTATCTTTGATTGGGGCCATGGCCTTTGCCCTAGCTTTTGGTTTTAGCTTGAACCAGTTGACCCTGTTTGGGGTAATTCTGGCCACTGGTCTCGTGGTGGATGACGGTATTTTGGTGGTGGAGGCGATCGAGGTAAAACTGGATCAAGGCATGAAGCCATTCCAGGCCGCCCTAGATGCCATGGGGGAACTAACGGGAGCCGTAATTTCCACCTCTTTGGTGTTGATGGCTGTGTTCATCCCTGTGACATTCTTCCCAGGTACTACGGGGATTGTTTATAAGCAATTTGCTGTAATTATGGCTTCGGCGGTAGCGGTATCTACTTTTAATGCCATCAGTTTTTCCCCTAGTATGTCCGCCATTTTAATGCGGCCCAAAAAAGAGGTCCATGGCCCCCTCGCTTGGTTTTTCAATCTTTTTAACCGCACCTTTGACTGGTTAAAGGAACGCTACGGCAATATTATCACGGCAATTTTAAAGGTCAGACTGCTGGCTATTCCCATTTTTATTGGCAGTTTAATCCTCACAGTAATTGTCTATAACATCACCCCCACTGGGTTTATTCCCGAAGAAGATCAGGGGTATTTTTTCATGTTGGGCAACTCCCCCGCCGGTGTGTCTATTGAGTACACTAAAGATGTGATTTCCCAAGCAACGGAAATTGTCTCCGCTCGCCCAGAGGTGGAACATGTGCTGGGTATGGGGGGCTTTAGCTTTTTAGGCAATGACAGTAGTAAATCCCTCTTTTTCGTCAAGCTGAAAAATTGGGACGAACGCCCCGGGCAAAAGGGGTCTGTGTTCGGTCTGTTGGCAGAAATTAACCGAGAGTTAGCTCAAAAAATTCCCGATGCCCAGGTGTTTGCCGTTAATGCTCCCCCGGTGGACGGCCTTAGTAGCACAGGGGGTCTGGATTTTTACATCCAAAACCGGGGTGGTATGCCCCTGGAAAATTTCTTGGACTATGTCCAGCAATATATGGAAAAGCTGCGCCAGGAACCGGCTCTCAATCCCCGTACGGTTTTTACCCAATTTACCTTTAATGCTCCCTTGTTAGAAATTGGGGTGGATCGGGAAAAGGCCAATGCCCAAAATGTTGATATTTCGGAGGTGTTCAACACCATTGGTATTTACATGGGGTCTAGCTATATCAACCAATTTGTGATGGAAAGCCGGCTTTATCAGGTGTATGCCATGGCCGATGGGCAATTCCGTTCTAATCCCCGGGATATTGGTCGCCTTTATGTCCGTTCCCGCACTGGGGCTTTAGTTCAGCTCAGCAATTTAATTGATGTTAAACAAACCACCTATCCCCCGATTCTGACCAATTTCAATATTTATCCGGCGGTGGATGTCCAGGCTTCTCCGGCGGCGGGCTACAGTACGGGGCAAGCCATGGCAACCATGGAAAGGTTGTCTAAGGAGATGTTCCCCGATTCCATTGGTTATGCCTGGTATGGTACGGGCTATGAAGAATTGCAATCGGCGGGGGCGGCTCCGATCATTTTTGGTTTAGCCTTCATCATGGTGTTCCTGGTACTCTCAGCCCAGTACGAAAGTTACGTGGATCCCGCCATTATCATGATGACTGTTCCCCTAGCTATTCTCGGGGCGATCGGGGCGATTTTACTGCGGGCCAACTTTATGGTAGCCACCAACATGGTTTGGCCCACGGTAAACAACAATGTTTACGCCCAGGTAGCCTTGGTTATGTTAATTGGTCTAGCTAGTAAAAACGCCATTTTGATTGTGGAATTTGGTAATCAGGCTATGGATTTGGGCATGAAAATTCCCCAGGCGGCGGCTTTTGCGGCCAAGGAAAGGATGCGACCGATTCTGATGACCGCCATTTCCGGGCTGGTGGGTTTTTGGCCCTTGGTAATTGCTTCTGGGGCGGGGGCGATGAGCCGCTGGTCCTTGGGAACGGCTATTTTTGGTGGTTATCTAATTTCCACCATTCTTAGTTTGTTCCTAGTGCCGGTGCTCTATACCCTTGTCAAAGAGGCTGAGGCTCGCTTTTTGAAGGGGGAGAAAGGGGAAGGTGATTCTAATCCACCCCCTCCCTCCGGGGAAGATAATGGGGAGCCTGTTAATAACCCCAGCTAG
- a CDS encoding NAD-dependent succinate-semialdehyde dehydrogenase, translating to MAIATINPATGQTVQTFIAHSQVEVNAKLDLAQETFQSFRHLPFAQRGQWLRKAADILEQRRDEWAALMTLEMGKSIPQAIAEVNKCALVCRFYADKAEEYLADEVVTTDASQSFIAYQPLGVILAVMPWNFPFWQVFRFAAPALMAGNVGLLKHASNVPQCALAIAEIFQTAGFPEGAFQTLLIGGKVASELMADDRIQAGTLTGSEPAGASFASAAAGQIKKTVLELGGSDPFIVLEDADLDQALKVAVPARMQNNGQSCIAAKRFIVQASVAEEFFQRLTKAFQALKVGDPSLSTTDIGPLATPDILADIVAQVEQTIAAGAHCRCGGQALDQPGNYYPPTLLTDVPPNAPTYRQEFFGPVALGFTVDNLEEAIALANDIPFGLGASAWTTNPENQQKLIRGIEAGAVFINGMTKSDPRIPFGGIKRSGFGRELGRMGILEFVNAKTVWIA from the coding sequence ATGGCGATCGCCACTATTAATCCGGCCACGGGCCAAACGGTGCAGACTTTCATCGCCCATAGTCAGGTGGAAGTTAATGCCAAGTTGGATTTGGCCCAGGAAACATTCCAAAGTTTTCGCCATTTACCTTTTGCTCAACGGGGGCAATGGTTAAGAAAGGCGGCGGATATCCTCGAACAACGGCGGGATGAATGGGCCGCCCTGATGACCCTGGAAATGGGCAAATCGATCCCACAGGCGATCGCCGAAGTGAATAAATGTGCCCTGGTCTGTCGTTTTTATGCGGACAAAGCCGAGGAATACTTAGCCGATGAAGTGGTGACCACCGATGCTAGCCAGAGTTTCATTGCTTACCAGCCCCTGGGGGTAATTTTGGCGGTGATGCCCTGGAATTTCCCCTTTTGGCAGGTGTTTCGTTTTGCGGCCCCAGCTCTGATGGCCGGTAATGTGGGTCTGCTCAAACACGCTTCCAATGTGCCCCAATGTGCGTTGGCGATCGCCGAAATTTTCCAAACCGCCGGGTTTCCCGAAGGAGCGTTTCAAACCCTATTGATTGGAGGCAAAGTGGCCAGTGAGTTGATGGCCGACGACCGCATCCAAGCAGGAACTTTAACCGGTAGTGAACCCGCTGGAGCTAGTTTCGCCAGCGCCGCCGCAGGGCAAATTAAAAAAACCGTGTTGGAATTGGGCGGTTCCGATCCCTTCATCGTCCTCGAAGATGCGGATTTAGACCAAGCCCTAAAAGTAGCTGTGCCAGCCCGGATGCAAAACAACGGCCAATCTTGCATTGCCGCTAAAAGATTCATTGTCCAAGCCAGTGTTGCTGAGGAATTTTTCCAACGTTTAACCAAAGCATTCCAAGCTCTTAAAGTAGGAGATCCCAGCCTCTCAACCACCGATATTGGGCCCCTAGCTACCCCTGATATTTTGGCGGACATTGTTGCGCAAGTAGAACAAACCATTGCTGCTGGAGCCCACTGTCGTTGTGGCGGCCAAGCCCTAGACCAACCGGGAAATTACTATCCTCCCACCCTGCTCACCGACGTTCCCCCCAACGCCCCTACCTACCGTCAGGAATTTTTTGGCCCCGTGGCCCTCGGATTTACTGTCGATAATTTAGAGGAGGCGATCGCCTTGGCCAATGACATTCCCTTTGGGTTGGGGGCCAGTGCATGGACAACTAACCCGGAAAATCAACAAAAACTAATCCGGGGCATAGAAGCCGGGGCTGTATTCATTAACGGTATGACTAAATCTGACCCCCGCATTCCCTTTGGAGGCATCAAGCGCTCTGGCTTTGGGCGGGAACTTGGCCGCATGGGCATTTTAGAATTTGTCAATGCTAAAACCGTTTGGATTGCTTAG
- a CDS encoding circularly permuted type 2 ATP-grasp protein — MQLQSYDPGNFYDELFFAPGQPRPQAAPLIDWMGQLSPEILRQHHETAQIALFNLGVTFRVYNDDQGVERIFPVDIIPRIIAEAEWRSLEKGLKQRIKALNCFLTDIYGPQNIVKDGIVPLDIVESASGFLKPCIGIKPPAGVWCHITGTDLVRDGAGKWFVLEDNLRVPSGISYVLENRRVMKSTFPDMFQTIPIQPVDSYPSQLLETLLNLAPPHLAAPVVVVLTPGINNSAYFEHSFLAQQMGVELVEGRDLVVADGYLQMRTTKGLQRVDVVYRRLDDDFIDPEVFRPDSLLGVPGLMEVYRQGRVALANAPGTGVADDKVIYAYVPEMINYYLKEEPLLANVPTYLCWREEDRNYVLDHLAELVVKSANEAGGYGMLMGPSASPQERAQFAERIRHNPRNYIAQPVLNLSRVPTLIGDQVEGRHVDLRPYILNRGDEIYVHPGGLTRVALRKGSLVVNSSQGGGSKDTWVLQGSTQ, encoded by the coding sequence ATGCAACTTCAGAGCTACGACCCAGGCAATTTCTACGACGAACTTTTTTTCGCCCCAGGACAACCCCGACCCCAGGCGGCTCCCCTCATCGACTGGATGGGGCAGTTATCGCCGGAAATTCTCAGGCAACACCACGAAACGGCCCAAATTGCCCTTTTTAACCTAGGGGTCACTTTTCGGGTTTACAACGATGACCAGGGAGTGGAGCGTATTTTCCCCGTAGATATTATTCCCCGCATCATTGCCGAAGCCGAATGGCGATCGCTCGAAAAAGGTTTGAAACAGCGCATCAAAGCTCTGAACTGTTTTTTGACCGACATTTACGGCCCCCAAAATATTGTTAAAGACGGCATTGTGCCCCTGGACATTGTTGAATCCGCCAGTGGTTTTCTGAAGCCCTGCATTGGTATCAAGCCCCCCGCCGGAGTGTGGTGTCATATCACTGGCACTGATTTAGTGCGGGATGGCGCAGGTAAATGGTTTGTGCTGGAAGATAACCTGCGGGTGCCCTCCGGCATTTCCTACGTCTTGGAAAATCGGCGGGTAATGAAAAGCACTTTTCCCGATATGTTCCAAACTATTCCCATCCAACCGGTGGACAGTTACCCCAGCCAATTACTGGAAACTTTGCTGAACCTGGCTCCGCCCCACTTAGCCGCCCCGGTGGTGGTGGTGTTAACCCCTGGTATTAATAATTCTGCTTACTTTGAGCATTCCTTCCTGGCTCAACAAATGGGGGTGGAGTTGGTGGAAGGTCGGGATTTAGTGGTGGCCGATGGCTATCTACAAATGCGTACCACCAAGGGTTTACAACGGGTGGATGTGGTCTATCGCCGTCTGGATGATGATTTCATTGACCCAGAGGTGTTTCGGCCAGACTCCCTTCTGGGAGTACCAGGGTTGATGGAAGTGTATCGCCAAGGGCGGGTGGCCCTGGCCAATGCTCCCGGCACGGGCGTGGCGGATGATAAGGTCATCTATGCCTATGTGCCAGAGATGATTAATTACTATCTCAAGGAAGAACCCCTCTTGGCCAATGTGCCCACTTATCTTTGCTGGCGAGAAGAAGATAGAAATTATGTGCTGGATCATCTGGCGGAATTGGTGGTCAAATCCGCCAACGAAGCTGGGGGATACGGTATGTTGATGGGCCCCAGTGCCAGCCCCCAGGAAAGGGCCCAGTTTGCCGAACGCATTCGCCATAATCCCCGTAACTACATTGCCCAACCGGTGCTAAATCTTTCCCGAGTACCCACTTTGATCGGCGATCAGGTGGAGGGTCGTCATGTGGATCTCCGTCCCTATATCCTTAACCGGGGCGATGAAATTTATGTCCATCCCGGTGGCTTGACTAGGGTTGCCCTCCGCAAAGGTTCCTTGGTGGTCAACTCTTCCCAGGGCGGCGGCAGTAAGGATACCTGGGTGTTGCAAGGTTCCACGCAATAA
- the accD gene encoding acetyl-CoA carboxylase, carboxyltransferase subunit beta — MSLFDWFANREKAEPPVLQPQSPQEREVADGLWTKCPACGVLTYTKDLQGNWMVCVECGHHLRVDSDERIRQLIDAKTWQPINEHLRPTDPLKFKDRKSYKDRIRDTQKATDLTDAVQTGHGRLDGLPIALGVMDFRFMGGSMGSVVGEKLCRLIEYATLERLPVVIICASGGARMQEGMLSLMQMAKISGALQNHREQKLLYIPVLTHPTTGGVTASFAMLGDLILAEPKATIGFAGRRVIEQTLREKLPDDFQTSEYLLHHGFVDAIVPRPQLKRTLAQLISLHQPFYPILPPLNADSNQVNPELVLSHTALAVDNQISVNQDG; from the coding sequence ATGTCTCTATTTGATTGGTTTGCCAACCGTGAAAAAGCTGAGCCCCCAGTGCTCCAGCCCCAATCCCCCCAGGAAAGGGAGGTGGCCGATGGTCTCTGGACTAAGTGCCCGGCCTGCGGTGTGTTGACCTACACCAAGGATCTGCAGGGCAATTGGATGGTGTGTGTCGAATGTGGGCACCATCTCCGGGTGGACAGTGACGAGCGGATTCGCCAGTTGATTGACGCCAAGACCTGGCAACCCATCAATGAACATTTGCGGCCCACCGATCCCCTCAAATTTAAAGACCGCAAATCCTATAAAGACCGCATCCGCGATACCCAAAAAGCAACAGATTTGACGGACGCAGTGCAAACTGGCCACGGTCGCCTTGACGGTCTACCGATCGCCTTGGGGGTAATGGATTTCCGGTTTATGGGCGGTAGTATGGGCTCCGTGGTAGGGGAAAAACTATGCCGCCTAATTGAGTACGCCACTTTGGAAAGATTGCCCGTGGTAATTATTTGTGCCTCCGGTGGAGCCAGAATGCAGGAAGGCATGCTGAGCCTAATGCAAATGGCCAAAATTTCTGGAGCTTTGCAAAACCATCGGGAGCAAAAGTTACTTTACATCCCTGTGCTCACCCATCCCACCACTGGCGGGGTGACTGCCAGCTTTGCCATGTTGGGGGATTTGATTTTAGCGGAACCCAAAGCCACCATCGGTTTTGCGGGGCGGCGAGTGATTGAGCAAACATTGCGGGAAAAGTTACCCGACGATTTTCAAACTTCCGAATATTTACTACACCACGGTTTTGTCGATGCCATTGTGCCCCGTCCCCAACTGAAAAGGACTTTGGCTCAGTTGATTAGCCTACATCAACCCTTTTATCCCATTTTGCCCCCCCTCAATGCTGACTCCAATCAGGTGAACCCAGAGTTAGTGCTCAGCCATACGGCCCTGGCGGTGGATAATCAAATTTCCGTCAATCAAGATGGTTAA
- a CDS encoding AAA family ATPase has translation MQEELSVLLKAQYPLIYLVTSEEERAEQAVYRIVQEVTRHQRLFVWTVTHGFREYGVAQQKTHHNTISPEAAIEWVVRQEPGIFIFKDLHPFISSPAVTRWLREAIASFKGTEKAIILMSPYQETPIELEKDVVVLDFALPDLVTLDGVLGQQLGKSRHALGEDSREKLLKAALGLTKDEAEKVYRKAYVKAGQLTEGEVEIVLSEKKQLIRRNGILDYIEEDETIRAVGGLEELKKWLTQRSDAFTERAREYGLPQPKGMLILGVPGCGKSLIAKTTSRLWGLPLLRLDMGRVYDGSMVGRSEANLRNALKTAESISPAILFIDELDKAFAGGAGSGDSDGGTSSRIFGSFLTWMQEKTSPVFVMATANRVDRLPGEFLRKGRFDEIFFVDLPSSEEREAIFRIHLHKRRKDTSRFDLGELARTSDGFSGAEIEQAIVAAMYEAFAQEREFNQLDIIAAIKSTLPLSRTMVEQVTALRDWARQRARPASASVAEYQRLEF, from the coding sequence ATGCAAGAAGAGCTGAGTGTACTGCTGAAAGCTCAATACCCCCTGATTTATCTCGTTACTTCTGAGGAAGAACGGGCTGAGCAAGCGGTGTACCGCATCGTTCAGGAGGTCACCCGGCACCAGCGGCTATTTGTTTGGACTGTGACCCATGGCTTCCGGGAATACGGCGTTGCCCAACAGAAAACCCACCACAATACCATCTCCCCTGAGGCGGCGATTGAGTGGGTGGTGCGCCAGGAACCGGGCATTTTCATTTTCAAAGACCTCCATCCTTTCATCTCGTCTCCGGCGGTGACCCGGTGGTTACGGGAGGCGATCGCCAGCTTTAAGGGCACAGAAAAGGCGATCATACTCATGTCTCCCTACCAGGAAACCCCCATTGAACTGGAAAAGGATGTGGTGGTGTTGGATTTTGCCCTGCCCGATTTGGTTACCCTCGATGGGGTGCTGGGGCAACAGTTGGGTAAGTCTCGCCATGCCCTGGGAGAAGATTCCCGGGAAAAACTCCTTAAGGCAGCCCTGGGATTAACCAAAGATGAGGCGGAAAAAGTCTACCGCAAAGCCTACGTCAAAGCAGGCCAGTTAACCGAAGGGGAGGTGGAAATTGTCCTCTCCGAGAAAAAGCAGTTAATCCGCCGCAACGGCATCCTTGATTACATTGAGGAGGATGAAACCATCCGGGCCGTAGGGGGATTGGAGGAACTGAAAAAATGGTTAACCCAACGCTCCGACGCTTTTACGGAAAGGGCCCGGGAGTACGGTTTGCCCCAACCCAAGGGCATGCTGATCCTGGGGGTGCCCGGTTGCGGTAAATCCCTCATTGCCAAAACCACTTCCCGGCTTTGGGGTTTGCCCCTCCTACGCCTGGATATGGGGCGGGTCTACGACGGTTCCATGGTGGGGCGATCGGAAGCTAATCTCCGCAACGCCTTGAAAACCGCCGAGTCCATTTCTCCAGCTATTTTGTTCATTGATGAATTGGACAAAGCCTTTGCCGGGGGAGCCGGTTCCGGGGATTCCGACGGCGGTACCTCCAGCCGCATCTTTGGTAGTTTCCTCACCTGGATGCAGGAAAAAACTTCCCCTGTATTCGTTATGGCTACGGCCAACCGGGTCGATCGCCTGCCAGGGGAATTTCTCCGCAAGGGACGGTTTGATGAGATTTTTTTCGTTGACCTACCTTCTTCCGAAGAGCGGGAAGCCATTTTCCGCATTCACCTCCATAAACGGCGCAAAGACACTTCCCGTTTTGACCTGGGGGAATTGGCCCGCACCTCCGACGGTTTTTCCGGAGCAGAGATTGAGCAGGCGATCGTAGCGGCTATGTACGAAGCCTTTGCCCAAGAAAGAGAATTTAACCAGCTCGACATTATCGCAGCGATCAAATCGACGTTGCCCCTGTCGCGCACTATGGTAGAGCAGGTCACCGCGCTTCGTGACTGGGCCCGACAAAGGGCTCGGCCTGCCTCCGCTTCTGTGGCTGAATATCAGCGACTGGAGTTCTAA